The DNA sequence ACTAAATTTTTGCTTAAATTTTGGGGGTGATTTATCAATCACCCCTTTTTGTGCTCAATACATTAAATTGACGCGTAAAAAATATATGGCCTAGCGTAAAAATAATTTGACAATAGGCCCAAAAAAACAGTAAAAGTCAGGTTCAACTTTTAAAATTGATAATAGGATGAGTATGAAAGCTTCTAAGTTAAGAATTAAATTACGCGCATATGATCACAAGCTTCTAGATAGCTCAGTTGATGAGATCGTACAAACAGCTAAAGAGACAGGCGCAAGAGTAGCGGGTCCAATCCCATTACCAACTGAAATTAACAAGTTTACAGTTCTTAGAGGGCCTCACAAAGATAAAAAATCTCGTGAGCAGTTCGAAATGAGAACACACAAAAGACTAATTGATATTGTAGATCCAACTCAGCAAACTGTTGATAGCCTAATGAAGTTAGATCTATCAGCTGGTGTTGACGTAGAGATCAAGTACTAGTATAAACGAAAAAAATTTTTATTATTAACCATGCATGCATCTCTTGGAGAAGAGTGATGCTGTGGAGGCAAAATGACAGAAGAAACTCAAGCAGTTGAGACTACTGCTACTGTATCGCTTAACACTATCTATGGTGTAAAAGCTGGTATGACAAGAATCTTTGATGAAGCTGGGAACCACGTTCCAGTAACAGTTATCAAACTAATCCCTAACAAAGTTACACAAGTTAAAACTTTAGACAAAGACGGTTACGAAGCTTACCAAGTAGGTTACTACGAAAAAAGAGAGAAGCTTGTTAATAAGCCAACTCAAGGTCACCTAAAAGCTGCTAACGTTGAAAATAACTTTGTAAAATTTGCAGAAGTTAGAACAGAAGGCGTTGATGCTGCTAACTTAGGTAAAGATCTATCTCTAGAGTCATTTGAAGCTTCTACATATGTTGATGTAACAGGAACATCTAAAGGTAAAGGTTTCCAAGGTCAGATGAAGCGTCACAACTTCAAAGGTGGACCTGCTACTCACGGTTCGAAATTCCACAGACGTGGTGGTTCGATCGGTAACAGAGCTACTCCTGGTAAAGTTTGGAAGAACAAAAGAATGCCTGGTCACATGGGTTGTGACACAAAAACAATCCAAAACATCAAGGTTGTTGAAGTTAATCAAGATAAAGGATACATGCTACTTAAGGGATCAGTTCCTGGTTCAAAAAATGGTTTTGTAAGAATCGCAAAAGCACTTAAGAAGTAATAGTAGACTGAGGTAATAGTTATGAGTGATGTAACAGTATTAAATGCAAAATTAGAAGAAGCAGGAAAGCTTACTACAAACGTAAGTCTTACTGCTGAAGATATTAACGTAGCGGCTGTACACCAAGTTGTTAAGGCTACTCTAGCGGGAAGAAGACAAGGTAATGCTTGTGTTAAAGGTCGTTCAGATGTTAGCGGTGGTGGAGCTAAGCCTTTTAAGCAAAAAGGTACAGGTAGAGCTAGACAAGGTTCAATTAGATCGTCTCTTATGGTAGGCGGGGGAACTGTTCACGGTCCAAGCCCTAGAAGCTATGTTCAAAAAGTTAACAAGAAAATGGCAAAGGTTGCAATTCAATCTGTACTTGCTGACAAACTCCAAGCTGGAAAGTTGACAGTAGTAGATACAATTGAATCAACTGGAAAAACTAAAGATATGTACGCTCTATTAAATGGTAAGGGTTTACTTCCTGCTTTAGTAGTAACTGCTGATAAAAACTCACCAGCTCTTAGAGCAGTGAAGAACTTACAGTGGGGTAAAGGGATGGCCGTAGAAGGTTTCTCTGTATACGAAGCAGTAAAATTTGAAAACCTAGTTATCGAAAAGAGTGCATTAGAAACCCTATTAAGTAAGTTGGTGTAGATTATGGCGACGTTAGAAAATGTATTAAAGAAACCACTTATCACTGAAAAGACTTCTGTTGCTACAGATAACGAAAACCGTTTTGGTTTCGTTGTAGATCTTAAGGCAAACAAGCATCAAATTAAGAATGCAGTTGAAGCTCTATATGATGTGAAAGTTTTAAATGTAAAGACAAACATTACTCCAGGTAAAGTTAAAAGAGCTGGTAAGGGTGTTAAAAAGACTAGTAAATTCAAGAAAGCTTTCGTTCAATTAGCGGAAGGTCAAAAGATTGAATTTTTTAAAGGTGTTTAACTAGTTAGCTGAGGAAATTATGGGTATTAAAAGATTTAAACCAACAACTCCTTCACTAAGAAAGATGCAAGTCGTAAATAGTGATGAGTTAACAAAAGGTGTAAAGCCAGTTAAAGGCCTTACAGCTGTTAAGAAAAATTTTGCAGGTAGAAATAACGCTGGTCGCATCACTGTTAGACACAGAGGTGGCGGTGTTAAGAGAAGATACAGAATTATCGATTTCAAAAGAAATAAAACAGATATCCCTGCAACTGTTCAAGCGATCTCTTATGATCCAAACAGAACTTGTAATATTGCACTTATCGCATACCTAGATGGTGAGAAAAGCTACATTTTAGCTCCTCTTGGTCTAAAGGTTGGAGATAAGGTAATCGCGTCTGCAGATGCAGATATTAAAGTAGGAAATGCTAAGAAGCTTAAGGACATTCCAGTAGGTACTCTTGTACACAATGTTGAAATGTATCCTGGAGCTGGTGGTCAGCTAGCACGTTCTGCAGGTTCTTACGTTCAAATTATGGCAAAAGAGGGTAAATTCGCACTTCTTAGAATGCCATCAGGTGAACTTAGAAAAGTTGAAGTTAGTTGTGTAGCTACAATTGGTCAGGTTGGTAATCTTGATCATGAGAAACGTAACATTGGTAAAGCTGGTCGTAAAAGAAAGCTTGGTTTTAGACCAACTGTTCGTGGTGTTGCTATGAACCCAGTTGATCACCCACACGGTGGTGGTGAAGGTAGAACTTCAGGTGGACGTCATCCAGTTTCACCATGGGGAACACCAGCTAAGGGTTACAAGACAAGAACTAATAAGAGAACTGATAAGTTCATCGTTAAGAGAAGAAAGTAGTAGGAGATTAATATGGCCCGTTCATTAAAAAAAGGTCCATTTGTTGATATTAGCTTAATGAAAAAAGCTCTACAAATGCAAGAAGAAGGTAACAAAGGTAACAAAGTGATCAAGACATGGTCTAGAAGATCGACAATTGTTCCTGAGTTCATCGGACTTACTTTTGCCGTTCACAACGGTAAGAAATTCATACCGGTTTATGTAACTGATAATATGATTGGACATAAATTAGGTGAATTTGCACTAACTAGAACATACTTTGGTCACGGTGCAGATAAAAAAGCTAAGAAAAGATAGTTAAGTTAGAGTTGAATAAGGAGAAGGTCAGATGGCCATTACAGTTAGAAACAGTAGAGTTGGTATCGCACCAAGAAAAGTAAGACAGGTTTGCGATCTAATCAGAAAGAAGAAAGCTTCTGAGGCGCTTAGAATCTTACGCTTCCAAGAGAAGAAAGAAATTGCACTTGTTTTAACAAAATTAATTAATAGTGGATTAGCTATCGCAGCTGATTCTGAAAAGTATGACTTAGATAACCTAGTTATCGGTACGATTAAAGCTGACGAAGGTCCAACTTTAAAACGTATTCAGCCAAGAGCTCAAGGTCGTGCGTTCAGAATTAGAAAAAGAACTAGTCACATAACAGTAGAACTAAAAGAAGCATAGGATAAATTATGGGACAAAAAGTACATCCATACGGTTTTAGATTAGGTTATATTAAGTCATGGCATTCAAACTGGTTTGCTAACGATAGAGAATACGGTGAGACTCTTCACGAAGATCTAGCGATTAGAAACTATATTGAAAAGAACATGAAAAATGCTTCTGTAGCTAATATCGAATTATCAAGAACTTCAAACCAGGTTAAGGTTACTGTTTATACAGCTAAGCCAGGTGTTGCTATTGGTAAAAAAGGTGCAGGAATTGAGAAAATTAGAAACGACCTTAAGAAACTAACTAAAGGTACACTAATCTTCAATATCGCAGAAGTTAAGAGACCAGATGCAGAAGCTAAGTTAATTGCGGAAAACATTGCAGGTCAGCTTGAAAAACGTGTAGCTTTCAGAAGAGCAATGAAGAAAGTTATGCAGTCAGCATTCAGAGCTGGTGTTAAAGGTATCCGTGTTAGAACAGCAGGACGTCTTGGCGGAGCTGAGATGGCAAGAGCTGAAGGTTATACAGAAAGAAAAGTTCCACTACATACTCTTAGAGCAGACATTGATTACAATACTGCTGAAGCTCACACTACATACGGTGTTATCGGTGTAAAAGTTTGGGTTTACAAAGGTGAGATCTATAAGTAGTCGGAAATTCATTAGTGAATTTATTTTATTGAGGTAAATATGTTAAGTCCAAAGAAAGTAAAGTGGCGTAAGCAGCAGAAAGGAAGAATGAAGGGTAAGGCGAACCGTGGAAATACTATCACGTTCGGTGAATTTGCTATACAAGCCCTATCATGTGGGTATATAACTAACCGTCAAATTGAAGCTGCCCGTATTGCAATGACAAGAAAGATCAAAAGAGGTGGTAATGTTTGGATCAAAATCTTCCCAGATAAGGTCCTTACTAAGAAGCCGGCTGAAGTTCGTATGGGGAAAGGTAAAGGTTCTCCAGATTCTTGGGTTGCAGTAGTAAAACCAGGAAGAGTAATGTTTGAAATCAAGCACATCGATCCTGAGCTAAGTAAACAAGCACTTAAGCTTGCAATGTATAAACTACCTGTAAAGACTAGAATTATTTCTAGAGAGCAGCAGGAACTTTAAATCGTTAAGAGGAAGTTATGCAAAAGTTAGAGTACAAAGATATAAGCGGTTTAAGCGGTAAAGAAATTGATGCAAAAGTAGTTGAAATGAGAAGAGCTATCTTTGATATCAACATGTCAAAAACGACAAGTGGAATCGAGAAGCCTCATGAGCTAAAACTTGCAAAAAAGAATATTGCTAAATTATTAACAGCAAAAAATGCTAAAGGTGAGTAACCATGAGTACAAATACGTTTAAGAGAAAGCTAGATGGTGTAGTTGTTTCTGTAAAGAATGAAAACACAGTTGTTGTGAATGTTGCTAGACGTTTCAAGCACCCTGTTTACAGCAAATTCGTTACAAAAACTAAAAAGTACCACGCTCATAACGTAAGTTTAGAAGCGAATCTAGGTGACAATGTAACAATTATTGAAAGTAAACCTTATTCAAAACTCAAAAAGTGGGAACTGTTAAAGGTAAATAAGTAGGGCTTGATAAGCCTATTTTAGGAGTTAGTAATGATCCAAATGCAAACTAAGTTAGAAGTTGCTGATAACTCTGGAGCTAAAGAAGTAAAGTGTATCAAGGTTCTTGGTGGTTCAAAAAGAATGAACGCGAATCTTGGTGACATTATTGTTGTAGCAGTTCAGCAAGCACTACCAGGTGGAAAAATTAAAAAGGGTGATGTTAAAAAAGCGGTTATCGTTAGAACAAAATACCCTATTAGAAGAGACGATGGTTCATACATCAGATTTGATAAGAACAGCGTTGTAATACTAAATAATAACAATGAACCAGTAGGGACACGTATTTTTGGTCCTGTTGCGAGAGAGTTAAGAAACAAGAGCTTTACGAAGATCTGTTCTTTAGCGCCAGAAGTTCTTTAATCAAAGGTTCAGTGAGGAAGTTATGCAAAAGCTAAAAGTTAATGATAATGTTGTAGTTTTAACAGGTAAAGACAGAGGCAAAACTGGTGAAGTTAAGAAAATTAACTTCAAGACCAAAGTTGTTTATGTTGGTGGTGTTAATCTAGTAAAAAAAGCAATTAAACCAACTCAAGAGAACCCAGCTGGTGGTATCGTAGACATCGAAGCACCTCTTAACATCTCAAATGTTGCTGTTGTTAGCCCAAAAACAAAAAAGGCTACAAGAGTAAGGATTGAAGAAAAAGATGGTAAGAAGGTTAGAGTCGCTGTGTCTTGTGGATCAGTACTGAGTTAAGGATAGAGGCAAAAATGAGCAGATTCAGAAAACTATATAATGACGAAATTAAAAATAAAATGACTGAGAAGTTTGGTTATAAGAATGTTA is a window from the Bacteriovorax sp. BAL6_X genome containing:
- the rplN gene encoding 50S ribosomal protein L14; amino-acid sequence: MIQMQTKLEVADNSGAKEVKCIKVLGGSKRMNANLGDIIVVAVQQALPGGKIKKGDVKKAVIVRTKYPIRRDDGSYIRFDKNSVVILNNNNEPVGTRIFGPVARELRNKSFTKICSLAPEVL
- the rpsJ gene encoding 30S ribosomal protein S10; this encodes MKASKLRIKLRAYDHKLLDSSVDEIVQTAKETGARVAGPIPLPTEINKFTVLRGPHKDKKSREQFEMRTHKRLIDIVDPTQQTVDSLMKLDLSAGVDVEIKY
- the rplP gene encoding 50S ribosomal protein L16, which produces MLSPKKVKWRKQQKGRMKGKANRGNTITFGEFAIQALSCGYITNRQIEAARIAMTRKIKRGGNVWIKIFPDKVLTKKPAEVRMGKGKGSPDSWVAVVKPGRVMFEIKHIDPELSKQALKLAMYKLPVKTRIISREQQEL
- the rpsQ gene encoding 30S ribosomal protein S17, which codes for MSTNTFKRKLDGVVVSVKNENTVVVNVARRFKHPVYSKFVTKTKKYHAHNVSLEANLGDNVTIIESKPYSKLKKWELLKVNK
- the rplV gene encoding 50S ribosomal protein L22, with the translated sequence MAITVRNSRVGIAPRKVRQVCDLIRKKKASEALRILRFQEKKEIALVLTKLINSGLAIAADSEKYDLDNLVIGTIKADEGPTLKRIQPRAQGRAFRIRKRTSHITVELKEA
- the rpsS gene encoding 30S ribosomal protein S19, translating into MARSLKKGPFVDISLMKKALQMQEEGNKGNKVIKTWSRRSTIVPEFIGLTFAVHNGKKFIPVYVTDNMIGHKLGEFALTRTYFGHGADKKAKKR
- the rplW gene encoding 50S ribosomal protein L23 — encoded protein: MATLENVLKKPLITEKTSVATDNENRFGFVVDLKANKHQIKNAVEALYDVKVLNVKTNITPGKVKRAGKGVKKTSKFKKAFVQLAEGQKIEFFKGV
- the rplX gene encoding 50S ribosomal protein L24, giving the protein MQKLKVNDNVVVLTGKDRGKTGEVKKINFKTKVVYVGGVNLVKKAIKPTQENPAGGIVDIEAPLNISNVAVVSPKTKKATRVRIEEKDGKKVRVAVSCGSVLS
- the rplD gene encoding 50S ribosomal protein L4, translated to MSDVTVLNAKLEEAGKLTTNVSLTAEDINVAAVHQVVKATLAGRRQGNACVKGRSDVSGGGAKPFKQKGTGRARQGSIRSSLMVGGGTVHGPSPRSYVQKVNKKMAKVAIQSVLADKLQAGKLTVVDTIESTGKTKDMYALLNGKGLLPALVVTADKNSPALRAVKNLQWGKGMAVEGFSVYEAVKFENLVIEKSALETLLSKLV
- the rplB gene encoding 50S ribosomal protein L2; translated protein: MGIKRFKPTTPSLRKMQVVNSDELTKGVKPVKGLTAVKKNFAGRNNAGRITVRHRGGGVKRRYRIIDFKRNKTDIPATVQAISYDPNRTCNIALIAYLDGEKSYILAPLGLKVGDKVIASADADIKVGNAKKLKDIPVGTLVHNVEMYPGAGGQLARSAGSYVQIMAKEGKFALLRMPSGELRKVEVSCVATIGQVGNLDHEKRNIGKAGRKRKLGFRPTVRGVAMNPVDHPHGGGEGRTSGGRHPVSPWGTPAKGYKTRTNKRTDKFIVKRRK
- the rplC gene encoding 50S ribosomal protein L3, which encodes MTEETQAVETTATVSLNTIYGVKAGMTRIFDEAGNHVPVTVIKLIPNKVTQVKTLDKDGYEAYQVGYYEKREKLVNKPTQGHLKAANVENNFVKFAEVRTEGVDAANLGKDLSLESFEASTYVDVTGTSKGKGFQGQMKRHNFKGGPATHGSKFHRRGGSIGNRATPGKVWKNKRMPGHMGCDTKTIQNIKVVEVNQDKGYMLLKGSVPGSKNGFVRIAKALKK
- the rpsC gene encoding 30S ribosomal protein S3; this translates as MGQKVHPYGFRLGYIKSWHSNWFANDREYGETLHEDLAIRNYIEKNMKNASVANIELSRTSNQVKVTVYTAKPGVAIGKKGAGIEKIRNDLKKLTKGTLIFNIAEVKRPDAEAKLIAENIAGQLEKRVAFRRAMKKVMQSAFRAGVKGIRVRTAGRLGGAEMARAEGYTERKVPLHTLRADIDYNTAEAHTTYGVIGVKVWVYKGEIYK
- the rpmC gene encoding 50S ribosomal protein L29, with amino-acid sequence MQKLEYKDISGLSGKEIDAKVVEMRRAIFDINMSKTTSGIEKPHELKLAKKNIAKLLTAKNAKGE